AAGTTTTAAATACGAATAAACCTTTGTTAATTATTGCTGAGGACATTGAGGGAGATGCTCTTGCTGCTCTTGTTTTAAATAGTGTGCGTGGGGCTTTGAAGGTTTGTGCGATTAAATCTCCTGGATTTGGAGATAGACGAAAGGCTATGCTTGAGGATATTGCGATACTTACTGGGGGAGTGCTTGTTAGTGAGGAATTGGGACTTACTCTTGAGAGCGTTGAGCTTGAACAACTCGGGCAAGCTAAGTCTGTGAAGGTAGATAAGGATAATACTACTATTATTAATACTGGAAATAAAGAGCAAATAAAGGAGCGGGCAGAGCTTATTAAGAAGCAAATAGAAGAAACAAGTTCTGAATACGATAGAGAGAAGTTGCAAGAGCGTCTTGCAAAACTTGTAGGTGGTGTTGCTGTTATTAATGTTGGGGCTGTTACTGAGGTAGAGCTTAAGGAGAAAAAACATAGGGTTGAGGACGCTTTGTCTGCTACTCGCGCTGCTGTTGAGGAGGGTGTTGTTCCTGGCGGTGGTGCTACTCTTATTGAGGTGGCTATGTATCTTGATACTGTTGACACAAGTAAGCTTAGCTATGAGGAGAAGCAAGGGTTTGAGATCGTAAAGAGAAGTCTTGAAGAGCCTATGAGACAGATAATTTCTAATGCTGGGTTTGAAGGTTCTATTTATATTCACCAGATTAAGACTGAAAAGAAGGGACTTGGTTTTGATGCAGCTGGATTTAAGTGGGTAAATATGATTGATAGTGGGATAATTGATCCTGCTAAGGTTACAAGAAGTGCTCTTCAGAATGCAGCCTCAATTGCGGGACTACTCTTAACAACGGAATGTGCTATTGCTGAAGTTAAGGAAGAAAAGAGTGGTGCTGGTGGTGGGTACCCTATGGATCCTGGAATGGGAATGATGTAGATTGGGCTTAATTTTGTATTTTTCAATGTCGGTGTTGTTTTAAGGGGTTGCTGGATTTGAGCGAAAGTGAGTTTGTGTTTTGTATCGGGTATGATGGCTCTAGGGCGATAATAGATAAAGAGCTTTTAAGGCAACACAAGGATAAGGGTGTTAAGGAGCTTTTTGAGCTTGGACTTTACAGGAGTGCTTTTAGTAAAGCTCTTTATGAAAATGATGGTTCTCTTATTGAGTATTTAATTGAGGGATACAATAAGATCAGCAAGTCTGATTACAGTAAAGTAGAGGAGCTTAAGCTCCTCTTTGGAGTAGTGTATCCGGATGATATTTCAAGGATAAGAGTTGTGTATGTCTAAGGGGTAGGAGATTTTATGTTTATATTACAAGAATTTAGCCATAGTAGTAGTTTTTTTAGGAGTTTATTGGTCTTTGTTCCTGTGGTTGCTATATTTTGGTTTTTAGTAATATCTCCTCAACGTAGGGAAGAGAAGAAGAAAAAGGAAATGATACAAAACCTTAAAAAGGGTGATAAGGTTTTAACAGTGGGTGGGATTTTTGGCGTTGTTAAAAAGATTAGTGATGCTGAAGTTGTTCTCGAGCTGAATTCGGCTTCTGACGTGAGGTTTGTGAAAACTTCAATCGAAAAAGTTATTTCTGAAAAAGTTGAAGATAAAAATTAAGAACGGTAGGATCTCGACCTGATTATTACATTCTCAATTAGGATAGGTGTGTTAGGATGAGTAAGCTCTCTAAATTTGTACTAATAGTGATGGTAACGTTTTTTTCGTATCTTTTGGTGTCTCCTACCTTGGGGTGGTATTTTTTTACCGGAGGGGAAGATAAGAAAATTAGTTCGTATTCAAAGGAAGCCTTAAGGGATTATTCTAGGAAAGAGGCTTTTGATGCGCTTGTTAGACTTAAGGAGTTATACCGAAAGGATCCAGATGCGAATATTCCAGATGATTTGAGGCATTTAATACCAGTTGCAAAGAAAAACTACAAGGTTTATGGGAGAACTTTTCCTAGGTCTTTAAGTGTTAAGGCTTTGCGAGATGGGTTTTTGTCAGATTCCGATATTGAGGAACTCAGTCTTGAAATTTACAAACGTTATGAAAATGTAAAGAGAGATAGGAGTAGAATAATACAGCTTGGTCTTGATTTATCTGGGGGAATGAGTATTACTATCTCTCTTGATTATTCAGATCTTGAGAAAAAGTTGGGGCGGAGTTTGACTTCTTTGGAAAGGGAAGAATCCATTGAGCGTACAATGCAAATATTGAAAGAGAGAGTGGATACTTTCGGGCTTACAGAGCCTAAAATTATAAGAGAAGCAGGTGGTAGTAGAATTTTCTTGGATATCCCAGGGGAAAGGGATGAGAGTCGTGTTGATTCTCTTTTAAGTGGTAAAGGCAGTTTAAACTTTTATGTTGTTGACGATGAGAGTACTTCTGTGCTTAATGATAAAATCTTGAAAGCCGGGCCTCTTTTTTCTATTTCTGAGATTAAAGATAATATGAATCTTGGTGAAAATAAGAAAATTTTTCCTTGGTATTTTAAAGATTCTTATGGTGTTGATGATGAATCTAGTGTTCGCTACTATGTTGTGGACTCTAGTGTTGAAAATTCCTTTGATGGTGCACACATTAGGGATGCTGGGGTTTCAGGTGACCATAGAACCGGTAGGGATATGGTTACATTTAGCTTAGATAATGAAGGCAGTGAAAAATTTTTTGGATTTACTCAAAAGAACATTGGAAAGGCCTTGGCTGTGGTCATGGAGGGCAAGATTAAGTCGGTAGCTAGTATTAGTTATGCTATTGCTGGTGGAAATGTTTCAATTCAGGGGGATTCTTTTGATAAAAAAGAGGCCAGCGAGCTTGCACTTGTTTTTAAAACGGCAGCTTTTCCAGTTGAAATAAAAATAGATGATCTTAGGGTTATTGGACCTACTATTGGGGAGAGGACAGTTGAGCTTGGGATAAAGGCATCTCTTCTTGCTCTTGTTTTAATTTTTCTGTTTATGTTGATTTATTACAGGGTTAGTGGCTTTGTGGCAGGATTTTCATTGGTTGTTTATAATTTATTTTTAATTCTAGCAATTCTGTCAGCTTTCAATTTTACTTTAACTCTTACGAGTATTGCAGGTCTTGTACTAACTATGGGTATGGCTGTTGATATTAACATAATTATTTATGAGCGAATTAAAGAAGAGATGAGGAATGGTCGTAAATTTGAAAGAGCATTCGATGATGGATTTAAGAAAGCTTTTTGGACAATAATGGATTCAAATGTTACGACTTTTATTGCTGTCCTATTTTTGACTCTTCTTGGAACAGGAGTTATTCAGGGATTTGCGTGGTCTTTATCTGTTGGTATTGTAGCATCTCTTTTCAGCAGTTTAGTCTTTTCAAGGTTTATTTTAGAAGTTGTAGTTTCTTGCAATAAAAGCAAATTTGTAAGTATCTCTTGGAGTTCTCATTATGCAAAAAGTGTTTAGTTTTTTGAAATACGGAAATAGAGTAATGGTGCTTAGCCTCTTTGTGATTTTCTTGGGGTTTGTTTATACTTTTGTGTGTCATGGTGGGTATAATTGGGGGATAGATTTTTCTTCTGGAGTGAGTATCAATTTTGCTATAGAGAAGGCGGGGATTAAAGATGATGAAGTCAAGAAGATATTGTCTTCAATTTATAAAACATTTGAAGTTAATGAGATTATATCAGGTGATGAATTTAGGAGTCATTTTTCTGTTGTAGTGAAATCAGATGTCACTGATTATGCTTTTAAGAAAGACATACAAAGCAATTTACTTGAAAAATTAAAGACAGAATATCAGGTTAATGTTGAAATTCTTGATTCTTATTTTATTGATTCGAGTTTTTCCTCTACTTTAAGGACAAAATCAACGTTGTTGGTTTGTCTAACATTTGCACTTGTTTTAGTTTATGTGGCACTGAGATTTAGGTTAAGCTATGCTGTAGCATCAATATTTGCTACAATACATGACATACTTTTTGTGATTGCCTTTTTAGGGACTTTTAGGATAGAGATAAACAGTTCAATAATTGTTTCAATATTAACTATTATTGGGTATTCTTTAAATGACACTATAATCATCTTTGACAGAATTAGGGAGAATTCTAGGATTCTTACTGGTACTTCATTTTTAAGTGTTTTAAACATAAGTATTGGGCAAACTTTATCAAGAACTGTTTTGACTTCTGTTACTACATTCGTTGCTGTTTTGTCTATTTATATATTTACTGAGGGCGCCATAAGGGATTTTTCTTTAATATTTATGGTAGGCGTGGTTGTTGGTACTTATTCTTCTATTTTTATAGCCTCTCCTGTTCTTTTAAGTCTTTATAAAAAGATTAAATAACGTTTTTGTTATAATATGGTGATATGAAGTTTTTTGATTTTGGCTCTTTGGGGTTTTATCGGTTTTTCGACTTTCAAAAACATCTCAATTTTAGTATTTTCAGGTACAGCTTAATAAATTATTACTCTTACAAGGAACAGTCAGGTCTTATTAATGATGCTAACTTACTTAAAGATAAGATTGTATTTTTGGATAAGATCTATAAAGATATTATTAGAGTTATTCATAATTCTTCAAAGTTAGATTTTAACAAGGAAATTTTTTATGATTCTTTAGGTATTATTAAAAGTCTAATAAAGAAGTATTACCCAGAATCAGAGTTTTTGGAATTAGAGGGTGAGGCACTTTTAAGTAATGAAGATATTTTTAATAAATTTTTAGATAAGCTCAGATATTTGAATTTTAGGGTGGATATTAGGCAAAAAATTGAAGAATTTGACAAGAGGAGCAAGACCCCATGTTCTTGCATAAAGATAGCTACTTTTTTTATTCAGCAAGAATTTTTAGAAAGGCTTTCAAGTACGCTTGATTTCTTTTCTAATGAAGCTAATAATAACAATTTAAATTTAATTAACAAAGAAATTGGTGATTACTATGAAAAAGTGGAGCAGATTAAAGTAAGCGAGAACATCAAGGAGACACACAAGAAGTTCATTATAGAGCATACTAAAGAAAAAATATCAAAAATTATGAAGGAACATAGTCTTGATATATCCAAGTTGCTTGTTAAGGTTTCTCTACTAGATATTACTATTCAGTGTTTTGAGGCTTATTATTTAAATTTATTGGAAACACTTCACATACTATTGTCGATAAATAATATTATTGAAATTGGTTTAGATGAGTTACCAGATGCCATTTTTAATGAGTGGAATGAATTTATTTATTTGCATAGAAAGGAATTCCAAAAGCTTGTTTTAATCTCAGATTATGTTTTTCAAAAAAGAATAATATCTACAATAAATTCGGGGGGATGGAAATTTACATTTTTTACTCTTGCTCCTCGTCAAGGAGATATCGTTCAGTGCTCAATAGATATCAATAAAAATTTTACTAATCTTGAAGAGGGTATTAAAGAGTATGAAATTAAAATAAGTAAACTGGAAGATTTTAAGCTTGAGTGTGAAAAAAAGTTGAAAAAATTTGAGCATTTATTCGGTTAGACTTTTAAAGTGTATGTTTCTTTAAGAGCTTTATATGGCAGTTAAGTTTTTACCTTTAAGTGAATTAAGTGTTTATGTTGATCTTACCAACTGCTATAAGTCCTTTCACTTCGTTAAGATATTGAGTGATTTGGATTGTTACTTGGAAAACTTGGGTCATCCAAAAGTCAAGACATTTTATTTTAAATATAAATCTAAGGCGGTAACGGCTAAGAGTTATGCTCATTTGGAGTCTTTTCTGTCTTCTTTATCCGAGAGGTTTAATTTTATTGAATTGGATGAGTTTACCTTTGAAGTTGGGCCTGAAGATATTGCGCTTTCTCTTTTAAGAGTTTTAAATGATTTTTTTGTTAGCAGAATTAGTCTTGATGTTAAAAGTTTTTCTTCAAAATTTCTAGGGATTATGGGATTTGCTAATATGTCCTTTAAGAGGGTGACTGTGGCAGTCGATAATATTCGTAAATTTAACTTTGATTTAAATGTTGATTTAAACATCAATATTCCTTATCAAGAAAAAAGACATCTCAAGCTTGATTTAGTCAGATTGGTGGGGTGTGCACCCGATCATATATGTCTTTCAGAAATTTCGTTTGATGAGAATAATTTTATTGCAGCTAGTTTAAATGGAACCAATTGTGATAGAAATAATGATAGAGCTGAAGATTTCTGGTTTTATTCTCTTGATTTTTTAGAAACTAGTGGCTACATGAATTATGAAATTTCAAATTTTGCTTTAAGGGGATATGAAAGTAGACATAATTTAAGGTATTGGGAACTTAAGCCATATTTAGGTCTTGGGATGAGTTCCGTGAGTTTACTTATCGGTATTTATGAGAATGATCTTAAAGCTATAGTAAGAAAGGATGATGCTTTTTTAAGCAGAGAAGACTCTTTTGCAACTTTTGAAGTATTAAGTGATTTAGATTTTTTCATTTGTCATTTTATGACAAATTTTGGTACTAAAAAGGGACTTAATATCTCTCTTTTAGAGCATAGGTTTATTTATAAAAAAGAAGATTTTGTTCAGTTTGTTGACTACCTTTTAAAGCTAAATAGAGCAGTTATTTTTAGTAATAATGTCCTTTATTTAGATGGAAATGAAAGGTTTAAGCTTGACTTCTATCTTCGGTTGATTAGGGAATATTTAATTGATAATTCCTTTAAGGTGAATCTCAAGTTTCTCTAATTTGCCCATTTTGATAGTATATGACTCTGGTGTTTTTATGATTAAAAATACCGATTTCAAGCACCCCTGGGAATAGTTTGAAATATTTCTCAACACCTTCGGGATTTTCAATGCTCATTGCTACGTCTAGGATGTAGTTGTTATTATCAGTTATTATTGGTCCCGCTTTAGACTTGCAGGTTCTAAGTACAGGACTGAAGTTCATTTTTTCTAGTCTCGCCTTAATAAATTCAACAGAATCTTGAGCCACCTCAATTGGTACGGAAGTTTTTTCACCTAAAGATGTTACAATTTTCGTTTCATCTGCAATAATTAGCAACTCCTCAGAATTGTAAGCTACTACCTTTTCCATTAAATGAGCTGCTCCCCCGCCTTTTATCAGTGCTTTCTTGTCTAATAAGATCTCATCGGCTCCATCAATCGTGATATCTATATTTTTGCCAAATTTTGTAAAATTAGATACGTATGAAATTTTTTCTCTTGCAAGCAAATGTTTGGTACCACTGCTTGTAGGGTAGATTTCTAAATCTTTCAAAGATCCAGATCTTATTTTTTCGCTTAAATATTTAATTGCATAAAAGACAGTTGTTCCCGTTCCAACACCCAGACGCATACCACTTCTTAAATAATGCTCAACAGCATATTTCGCAGTCAACTTTTTTTGCTCTTCAATTTCCATTACAAATTACCCTTAACCACATAGTGCTAATTATCTCACTAAGGGTAATACAATTATACTATATGTTCTAATAGCATTGTCTGGCATTGCATGCTACACATATAATGGTTAATACCTCTTACTTATTAACATTAGTTTCATTTTGTGCTAGCTTATAATTTAAGGCGTTGTTAAAAATAAAAACATTTCTTAGGAGATTTTATGTATAAGTTGGTTTTGGTTCGGCATGGTGAGAGTGAGTGGAACAGGGAGAATCTTTTCACAGGCTGGACGGATGTTAAGCTGTCTGAAAAAGGCATTGCTGAGGCTTTGGATGGTGGTAAAGTCCTTAAACGAGAAGGTTACTTTTTCGATATTGCTTTTAGTTCAGTATTAGTAAGAGCAAATGATACTTTAAATATTATTTTGAGTGAATTGGGGCAATCTTATATTGATGTGGAGAAATCTTGGAGACTTAATGAGAGGCACTACGGAGCTTTACAGGGGTTAAATAAGGCTGAAACGGCTGCTAAGTACGGAGAAGATAAGGTGTTGGTTTGGAGGCGTAGCTATGATGTTCCTCCCATGCCCTTGGAGGAGACTGATAATCGGCATCCAATTCATGATTTAAGATACAAGGGGATTCCTAGAAATGAACTTCCTTCAACAGAGTGTCTAAGGGATACTGTTGCAAGGGTTATTCCTTATTGGACAGATAAGATTGCTAGGGCTGTTCTTGAGGGCAAGAGGGTTATTATTGCTGCTCATGGTAATTCTTTAAGAGCTCTTGTTAAGTATCTTGACAATATGAGTGAGAATGAGATTTTAAAGCTTAATATTCCCACTGGTATTCCTTTGGTTTATGAACTCGACAAGGATTTAAGACCTATGAAGCACTACTACTTGGGAGATGAAGATAAGATCAGAGCTGCAATGGAATCTGTTGCTAATCAAGGGAAAGCAAAGTAGAAAACTTATTTTGTAAATACTGACGCAGGAGGGTAGGTTATTTAACTCTTGCGTTTCGATGTAAAAACCTCAGGAATGAATTGATTGTTTTACAATTTCTTCGAACTTTGTAAGGCCAATTATCTTAATAAATCCCGCTAACCTAGGGCCCTTGTCTTTATTAATTAGTATGTTGTAGATTTGTTTGAATAACGAAGGGGGCTCGATGTTGTTGTTTCGTGCAATGTTATAAATTTCATCTTGAATGTCTTTTTCAACTATGTTCTCGAAACCATCTTTCAAAAATTCTAGTAATTGTTTTACTGCTTGTTTGTAGTCCCGTTTTAGGGGTTCGATGTTGTCAAAATTAGACCTTAATGAGAATTTAAAATCCTCAGGAGCGTAGTTTTTTACCCAGTTAAATGCACAGTCAATTTTATTAATAAGTTTTTCTTTATGGAACTCCTTTACATCGCTTAAATAGTTCAGAATTCTATTCTTATCCCCTTCGAAAATCTGGCAAAGAACACTTAAATGCCTGAAGCCAATTTGGTAGGGGATTTCCTTGTCTGGTAATTTTGGTTGAGACAATTCGTAAATTCTTTTAAAAGCCTCCTGCTTACTTTCCTTAATAGTCTCAATTCCATAATATACTCTTTCAAATTTATCGTAATCTTCATATATTTTTATTACATCAAGGTCAAATGATATTGAAAACTCTATGTTAGGTTTTGTTGATGCAAACAAAAATCTTGTTATCTCAGGAGTGTATATTTCAAGTACATCTTTTAAAGACACAACATCTCCAGAAGATGAAGATATTTTTCCTCCTCGACCTTTAATTGATATGAAATCGTATTGAAATGTTATAGGAGCAGTCCCTCCAAAAATTTTTACAATCTCTATTGAAGTATCAAAACTGCCTCCACTGCTGTGATGATCCTTTCCAGCAGGTTCAAAGTCAACATCTTCATATTTCCACCGCATCGGCCAGTCAATTCTCCATGGAAGCTTTACAGCCCACGTTTGCCTTAAATCAAGAGACTCCTTACACCCACATTCGCAGTAATATTTAATAGAATAGCAGCCATCATAACTTACTACGTTCGTAGTATCTCTGTTGCACTTAGTGCAAAAGACACTAACAGGATACCAATTGGCTTCGAGATTTGTTGTTCTATGTTCATTTAAAGCCTGTGCTATTTCATCTTTATGATCCAGTGCAAACTTAATCTGGCTTGAATAATTACTTGACATGTACCTTAAGGACTGGTCTATAAATTCTGGATTAATGCCTAACACGGGTAAATAGCGAGCAAATTCAACTTCGTTCGCTTTTGCATAGCTTGATTCATCAGTTTTTGTATCAGGAACTCTCGTTATGGCCTGTCTTAAATAAGATGCAAGTAATTCTTGATTCGGCATATTCTTAGGCACTTTTCTAAATACATCGTAATTGTCCCAAGAATATATAAATCTCACATTTCGGCCCATATCTTTCAATGCTCTTGCCACAAGATCAACAGAAATCACCTCTCTAAAGTTTCCAATATGTACAGTTCCTGACGGAGTAATACCGGATGCAACCGTATACTGTTCCTTTTCTCCTTTCTCCTCTATAATCCTTTTCGCGTAAAAATCTGCCCAGTGAGCCGCTCTCATAATACTACTCCCATCAAAGCACTAATTCTATCATTCTGTTTTTTTTGTTTCAAGGTTTTAAAAATAGTATCTTTTTAATTTACTAATCTTTGAATTAGCTTGTTTTCCTTATTCCAGTTTTTCTTTAATTTGACTTGTAAGAAGAGATTGCATCTCCTTTCAAATATTTCTGATATTTTTGCTCTGCCCTTCTCTCCAATTGTTTTTATCCCCTTACCTTCCTTACCGACTATTATTCCCTTTTGACTTTCACTCGCTACAATAATATTTGCTCTGATGAAAAGATTTCGCCTTCTTTCTTCTAAAGTGTCAATTTCTACATATAAAGAATAAGGTAATTCTTCTTTAAGATTTTTAATTACCACTCCTCTAATTATTTCGCTAATTCTTAAATTCATTTCTTGATCTGTGTAATATTCTTCTGGATAGTAAAGAGGTCCTTCTTTGAAATTTTCGTAAATCTTGCTTTTTAGCTCCTCGACATTAATTTTCTTCTCCGCAGATATTTTGATAATATTCTCTTTCTTAATACCTTCTTTTTCCAAAAATAGCATTATTTCCTCTATTTTTGTTTTCTTAATATCAATTTTGTTTATTACTACTAAAAAATTTACTTTGGATTTAATAATTATTTTCAGTATCTCATTTTC
This is a stretch of genomic DNA from Borrelia sp. P9F1. It encodes these proteins:
- the groL gene encoding chaperonin GroEL (60 kDa chaperone family; promotes refolding of misfolded polypeptides especially under stressful conditions; forms two stacked rings of heptamers to form a barrel-shaped 14mer; ends can be capped by GroES; misfolded proteins enter the barrel where they are refolded when GroES binds), which codes for MAKEMYFNEDARKSLLSGIEKLSNAVKVTLGPKGRNVLIDKKFGSPTVTKDGVSVAREIELENAFENMGAQLLKEVAIKTNDVAGDGTTTATVLAYAIAREGLKNVSSGINPIGIKKGIDHAVSLAADKIRKAAKKITTKEEIAQVASISANNDSSIGEKIAEAMDRVGKDGVITVEESKTFDTTISYVEGMQFDRGYLSPYFSTNKENMSVSFDDALILICEKKIGTIKELLPVLEKVLNTNKPLLIIAEDIEGDALAALVLNSVRGALKVCAIKSPGFGDRRKAMLEDIAILTGGVLVSEELGLTLESVELEQLGQAKSVKVDKDNTTIINTGNKEQIKERAELIKKQIEETSSEYDREKLQERLAKLVGGVAVINVGAVTEVELKEKKHRVEDALSATRAAVEEGVVPGGGATLIEVAMYLDTVDTSKLSYEEKQGFEIVKRSLEEPMRQIISNAGFEGSIYIHQIKTEKKGLGFDAAGFKWVNMIDSGIIDPAKVTRSALQNAASIAGLLLTTECAIAEVKEEKSGAGGGYPMDPGMGMM
- the yajC gene encoding preprotein translocase subunit YajC; the encoded protein is MFILQEFSHSSSFFRSLLVFVPVVAIFWFLVISPQRREEKKKKEMIQNLKKGDKVLTVGGIFGVVKKISDAEVVLELNSASDVRFVKTSIEKVISEKVEDKN
- the secD gene encoding protein translocase subunit SecD, with product MSKLSKFVLIVMVTFFSYLLVSPTLGWYFFTGGEDKKISSYSKEALRDYSRKEAFDALVRLKELYRKDPDANIPDDLRHLIPVAKKNYKVYGRTFPRSLSVKALRDGFLSDSDIEELSLEIYKRYENVKRDRSRIIQLGLDLSGGMSITISLDYSDLEKKLGRSLTSLEREESIERTMQILKERVDTFGLTEPKIIREAGGSRIFLDIPGERDESRVDSLLSGKGSLNFYVVDDESTSVLNDKILKAGPLFSISEIKDNMNLGENKKIFPWYFKDSYGVDDESSVRYYVVDSSVENSFDGAHIRDAGVSGDHRTGRDMVTFSLDNEGSEKFFGFTQKNIGKALAVVMEGKIKSVASISYAIAGGNVSIQGDSFDKKEASELALVFKTAAFPVEIKIDDLRVIGPTIGERTVELGIKASLLALVLIFLFMLIYYRVSGFVAGFSLVVYNLFLILAILSAFNFTLTLTSIAGLVLTMGMAVDINIIIYERIKEEMRNGRKFERAFDDGFKKAFWTIMDSNVTTFIAVLFLTLLGTGVIQGFAWSLSVGIVASLFSSLVFSRFILEVVVSCNKSKFVSISWSSHYAKSV
- the secF gene encoding protein translocase subunit SecF, which codes for MQKVFSFLKYGNRVMVLSLFVIFLGFVYTFVCHGGYNWGIDFSSGVSINFAIEKAGIKDDEVKKILSSIYKTFEVNEIISGDEFRSHFSVVVKSDVTDYAFKKDIQSNLLEKLKTEYQVNVEILDSYFIDSSFSSTLRTKSTLLVCLTFALVLVYVALRFRLSYAVASIFATIHDILFVIAFLGTFRIEINSSIIVSILTIIGYSLNDTIIIFDRIRENSRILTGTSFLSVLNISIGQTLSRTVLTSVTTFVAVLSIYIFTEGAIRDFSLIFMVGVVVGTYSSIFIASPVLLSLYKKIK
- the psgB gene encoding HemN-related non-iron pseudo-SAM protein PsgB — protein: MAVKFLPLSELSVYVDLTNCYKSFHFVKILSDLDCYLENLGHPKVKTFYFKYKSKAVTAKSYAHLESFLSSLSERFNFIELDEFTFEVGPEDIALSLLRVLNDFFVSRISLDVKSFSSKFLGIMGFANMSFKRVTVAVDNIRKFNFDLNVDLNINIPYQEKRHLKLDLVRLVGCAPDHICLSEISFDENNFIAASLNGTNCDRNNDRAEDFWFYSLDFLETSGYMNYEISNFALRGYESRHNLRYWELKPYLGLGMSSVSLLIGIYENDLKAIVRKDDAFLSREDSFATFEVLSDLDFFICHFMTNFGTKKGLNISLLEHRFIYKKEDFVQFVDYLLKLNRAVIFSNNVLYLDGNERFKLDFYLRLIREYLIDNSFKVNLKFL
- the rpiA gene encoding ribose 5-phosphate isomerase A; amino-acid sequence: MEEQKKLTAKYAVEHYLRSGMRLGVGTGTTVFYAIKYLSEKIRSGSLKDLEIYPTSSGTKHLLAREKISYVSNFTKFGKNIDITIDGADEILLDKKALIKGGGAAHLMEKVVAYNSEELLIIADETKIVTSLGEKTSVPIEVAQDSVEFIKARLEKMNFSPVLRTCKSKAGPIITDNNNYILDVAMSIENPEGVEKYFKLFPGVLEIGIFNHKNTRVIYYQNGQIRET
- the gpmA gene encoding 2,3-diphosphoglycerate-dependent phosphoglycerate mutase, which codes for MYKLVLVRHGESEWNRENLFTGWTDVKLSEKGIAEALDGGKVLKREGYFFDIAFSSVLVRANDTLNIILSELGQSYIDVEKSWRLNERHYGALQGLNKAETAAKYGEDKVLVWRRSYDVPPMPLEETDNRHPIHDLRYKGIPRNELPSTECLRDTVARVIPYWTDKIARAVLEGKRVIIAAHGNSLRALVKYLDNMSENEILKLNIPTGIPLVYELDKDLRPMKHYYLGDEDKIRAAMESVANQGKAK
- the lysS gene encoding lysine--tRNA ligase, whose amino-acid sequence is MRAAHWADFYAKRIIEEKGEKEQYTVASGITPSGTVHIGNFREVISVDLVARALKDMGRNVRFIYSWDNYDVFRKVPKNMPNQELLASYLRQAITRVPDTKTDESSYAKANEVEFARYLPVLGINPEFIDQSLRYMSSNYSSQIKFALDHKDEIAQALNEHRTTNLEANWYPVSVFCTKCNRDTTNVVSYDGCYSIKYYCECGCKESLDLRQTWAVKLPWRIDWPMRWKYEDVDFEPAGKDHHSSGGSFDTSIEIVKIFGGTAPITFQYDFISIKGRGGKISSSSGDVVSLKDVLEIYTPEITRFLFASTKPNIEFSISFDLDVIKIYEDYDKFERVYYGIETIKESKQEAFKRIYELSQPKLPDKEIPYQIGFRHLSVLCQIFEGDKNRILNYLSDVKEFHKEKLINKIDCAFNWVKNYAPEDFKFSLRSNFDNIEPLKRDYKQAVKQLLEFLKDGFENIVEKDIQDEIYNIARNNNIEPPSLFKQIYNILINKDKGPRLAGFIKIIGLTKFEEIVKQSIHS
- the era gene encoding GTPase Era translates to MKSGFVAIVGRPSTGKSTLLNSICGHQISIISPTPQTTRNKIKGIFTDKRGQIVFIDTPGFHLSKKKFNIALMNNVYSSFTEAELILYVIDIQDNPADEENEILKIIIKSKVNFLVVINKIDIKKTKIEEIMLFLEKEGIKKENIIKISAEKKINVEELKSKIYENFKEGPLYYPEEYYTDQEMNLRISEIIRGVVIKNLKEELPYSLYVEIDTLEERRRNLFIRANIIVASESQKGIIVGKEGKGIKTIGEKGRAKISEIFERRCNLFLQVKLKKNWNKENKLIQRLVN